From the Pseudopipra pipra isolate bDixPip1 chromosome 22, bDixPip1.hap1, whole genome shotgun sequence genome, one window contains:
- the NBL1 gene encoding neuroblastoma suppressor of tumorigenicity 1 — translation MSPPSPGWCRILAELAMMLWFVVGALFPALLAAPPPINKLALFPDKSAWCEAKNITQIVGHSGCESKSIQNRACLGQCFSYSVPNTFPQSTESLVHCDSCMPAQSMWEIVTLDCPGNEEIPRVDKLVEKILHCSCQACGKEPSHEGALFNVYLNAEENMPAEGPGPHHYTHHQQEVEEPPASSHHHHEEEGEE, via the exons ATGTCCCCGCCGTCGCCTGGGTG GTGTAGGATTTTGGCAGAGCTGGCCATGATGTTATGGTTCGTGGTGGGTGCCCTCTTCCCAGCGCTCCTGGCCGCTCCCCCGCCCATCAACAAGCTCGCCCTCTTCCCGGACAAGAGCGCCTGGTGTGAGGCCAAGAACATCACCCAGATCGTGGGGCACAGTGGCTGCGAGTCCAAATCCATCCAGAACAG GGCCTGTCTGGGACAGTGTTTCAGCTACAGTGTCCCCAACACCTTCCCCCAGTCCACAGAGTCCCTGGTTCACTGCGACTCCTGCATGCCAGCCCAGTCCATGTGGGAAATT GTGACACTGGACTGTCCAGGAAATGAGGAGATCCCCAGGGTGGACAAGCTGGTGGAGAAGATCCTGCACTGCAGCTGCCAGGCGTGTGGGAAGGAGCCAAGCCACGAAGGAGCCCTGTTCAACGTCTACCTGAACGCTGAGGAGAATATGCCTGCCGAGGGTCCTGGCCCCCACCACTACACCCACCACCAGCAGGAGGTGGAGGAACCTCCTGCCTCCAGCCACCACCACCAcgaggaggagggcgaggagTGA
- the HTR6 gene encoding 5-hydroxytryptamine receptor 6 isoform X3: MEGDLGAPNSSMLGEHSLLVGSSWVAAFLCFIILLTTVGNFLLILLIVTQRSLRNTSNYFLVSLFMSDLMVGLVVMPPAMLNQLYGRWVLRGDFCSLWASFDVMCCSASILNLCIISLDRYLLIISPLKYKLRMTSCRALWLILATWTVAALASFLPIKMGWHELEFEELSLNVTSWGDEDQCQLVVSLPYALVASCLTFFLPSAAISFTYCRILLAARKQAVQVASLTSNVATTTTTDDTMPQIPCVPSQPMAGSESRRFTNKHSKKALKASLTLGILLGMFFVAWLPFFITNVTQETHGDLQQGHLQRWSWSPERKLLYTSLNISMCVGIHMDVCMENTNSIFTSP; this comes from the exons ATGGAGGGCGACCTGGGGGCCCCCAATTCCAGCATGCTGGGGGAGCACTCGCTGCTTGtggggagcagctgggtggCTGCTTTCCTGTGCTTCATCATCCTGCTGACCACGGTGGGGAacttcctcctcatcctcctcatcgTCACTCAGCGCTCCCTCCGCAACACCTCCAACTACTTCCTGGTGTCCCTGTTCATGTCGGACCTTatggtggggctggtggtgaTGCCCCCAGCCATGCTCAACCAGCTCTATGGGCGCTGGGTGCTGCGGGGGGACTTCTGCTCCCTCTGGGCCTCCTTCGACGTCATGTGCTGCAGTGCCTCTATCCTCAACCTCTGCATCATCAGCCTGGACCGGTACCTGCTCATCATCTCCCCGCTCAAGTACAAGCTGCGCATGACCTCCTGCAGGGCCCTCTGGCTCATCCTGGCCACCTGGACCGTGGCTGCACTGGCCTCCTTCCTGCCCATCAAGATGGGATGGCATGAGCTGGAGTTCGAGGAGCTCTCCCTGAACGTCACCTCGTGGGGGGACGAAGACCAGTGCCAGCTGGTGGTCAGTTTACCGTACGCCCTGGTCGCCTCTTGCCTCACCTTCTTCCTCCCATCTGCTGCCATCTCCTTCACCTACTGCCGCATCCTCCTGGCTGCCCGCAAGCAGGCGGTGCAGGTGGCTTCCCTCACCTCCAACGtggccaccaccaccactacTGATGACACCATGCCACAG ATTCCCTGTGTCCCAAGCCAGCCTATGGCCGGCAGTGAGAGCAGGAGGTTCACCAACAAGCACAGCAAGAAGGCACTGAAGGCCAGTCTGACCCTGGGCATTCTCCTGGGCATGTTCTTCGTGGCCTGGCTCCCCTTCTTCATTACCAATGTGACGCAG GAGACTCACGGGGACCTCCAGCAAGGGCATCTGCAGAGATGGAGCTGGTCCCCAGAAAGAAAACTTCTCTATACATCTCTGAATATCA GTATGTGTGTAGGCATCCATATGGATGTGTGCATGGAAAACACCAACAGCATTTTCACCTCTCCTTGA
- the HTR6 gene encoding 5-hydroxytryptamine receptor 6 isoform X2, with amino-acid sequence MEGDLGAPNSSMLGEHSLLVGSSWVAAFLCFIILLTTVGNFLLILLIVTQRSLRNTSNYFLVSLFMSDLMVGLVVMPPAMLNQLYGRWVLRGDFCSLWASFDVMCCSASILNLCIISLDRYLLIISPLKYKLRMTSCRALWLILATWTVAALASFLPIKMGWHELEFEELSLNVTSWGDEDQCQLVVSLPYALVASCLTFFLPSAAISFTYCRILLAARKQAVQVASLTSNVATTTTTDDTMPQIPCVPSQPMAGSESRRFTNKHSKKALKASLTLGILLGMFFVAWLPFFITNVTQPAASTLTGQTAPARGTLWPVSRDVSHHCSRKELRRSEPPWMLDLGRGNTRH; translated from the exons ATGGAGGGCGACCTGGGGGCCCCCAATTCCAGCATGCTGGGGGAGCACTCGCTGCTTGtggggagcagctgggtggCTGCTTTCCTGTGCTTCATCATCCTGCTGACCACGGTGGGGAacttcctcctcatcctcctcatcgTCACTCAGCGCTCCCTCCGCAACACCTCCAACTACTTCCTGGTGTCCCTGTTCATGTCGGACCTTatggtggggctggtggtgaTGCCCCCAGCCATGCTCAACCAGCTCTATGGGCGCTGGGTGCTGCGGGGGGACTTCTGCTCCCTCTGGGCCTCCTTCGACGTCATGTGCTGCAGTGCCTCTATCCTCAACCTCTGCATCATCAGCCTGGACCGGTACCTGCTCATCATCTCCCCGCTCAAGTACAAGCTGCGCATGACCTCCTGCAGGGCCCTCTGGCTCATCCTGGCCACCTGGACCGTGGCTGCACTGGCCTCCTTCCTGCCCATCAAGATGGGATGGCATGAGCTGGAGTTCGAGGAGCTCTCCCTGAACGTCACCTCGTGGGGGGACGAAGACCAGTGCCAGCTGGTGGTCAGTTTACCGTACGCCCTGGTCGCCTCTTGCCTCACCTTCTTCCTCCCATCTGCTGCCATCTCCTTCACCTACTGCCGCATCCTCCTGGCTGCCCGCAAGCAGGCGGTGCAGGTGGCTTCCCTCACCTCCAACGtggccaccaccaccactacTGATGACACCATGCCACAG ATTCCCTGTGTCCCAAGCCAGCCTATGGCCGGCAGTGAGAGCAGGAGGTTCACCAACAAGCACAGCAAGAAGGCACTGAAGGCCAGTCTGACCCTGGGCATTCTCCTGGGCATGTTCTTCGTGGCCTGGCTCCCCTTCTTCATTACCAATGTGACGCAG ccagcagcaTCAACACTGACCGGGCAAACAGCCCCAGCACGCGGGACCCTGTGGCCTGTCTCAAGAGATGTCTCCCATCACTGCTCCAGAAAGGAGCTGAGAAGGTCTGAGCCCCCCTGGATGTTGGATTTGGGGAGAGGAAACACCAGGCACTGA
- the HTR6 gene encoding 5-hydroxytryptamine receptor 6 isoform X1, which yields MEGDLGAPNSSMLGEHSLLVGSSWVAAFLCFIILLTTVGNFLLILLIVTQRSLRNTSNYFLVSLFMSDLMVGLVVMPPAMLNQLYGRWVLRGDFCSLWASFDVMCCSASILNLCIISLDRYLLIISPLKYKLRMTSCRALWLILATWTVAALASFLPIKMGWHELEFEELSLNVTSWGDEDQCQLVVSLPYALVASCLTFFLPSAAISFTYCRILLAARKQAVQVASLTSNVATTTTTDDTMPQIPCVPSQPMAGSESRRFTNKHSKKALKASLTLGILLGMFFVAWLPFFITNVTQAVCGCVPAGFFDVLTWLGYCNSTMNPIIYPLFMRDFKRAMGKFLPCCRRSGEPRPSAISFSMRNSNSGARAATSLKNILTLQAETDSVDSGALGNDPNLLPAPLTSHAPSISLWDAEPPDAEPQVGQLGTPVA from the exons ATGGAGGGCGACCTGGGGGCCCCCAATTCCAGCATGCTGGGGGAGCACTCGCTGCTTGtggggagcagctgggtggCTGCTTTCCTGTGCTTCATCATCCTGCTGACCACGGTGGGGAacttcctcctcatcctcctcatcgTCACTCAGCGCTCCCTCCGCAACACCTCCAACTACTTCCTGGTGTCCCTGTTCATGTCGGACCTTatggtggggctggtggtgaTGCCCCCAGCCATGCTCAACCAGCTCTATGGGCGCTGGGTGCTGCGGGGGGACTTCTGCTCCCTCTGGGCCTCCTTCGACGTCATGTGCTGCAGTGCCTCTATCCTCAACCTCTGCATCATCAGCCTGGACCGGTACCTGCTCATCATCTCCCCGCTCAAGTACAAGCTGCGCATGACCTCCTGCAGGGCCCTCTGGCTCATCCTGGCCACCTGGACCGTGGCTGCACTGGCCTCCTTCCTGCCCATCAAGATGGGATGGCATGAGCTGGAGTTCGAGGAGCTCTCCCTGAACGTCACCTCGTGGGGGGACGAAGACCAGTGCCAGCTGGTGGTCAGTTTACCGTACGCCCTGGTCGCCTCTTGCCTCACCTTCTTCCTCCCATCTGCTGCCATCTCCTTCACCTACTGCCGCATCCTCCTGGCTGCCCGCAAGCAGGCGGTGCAGGTGGCTTCCCTCACCTCCAACGtggccaccaccaccactacTGATGACACCATGCCACAG ATTCCCTGTGTCCCAAGCCAGCCTATGGCCGGCAGTGAGAGCAGGAGGTTCACCAACAAGCACAGCAAGAAGGCACTGAAGGCCAGTCTGACCCTGGGCATTCTCCTGGGCATGTTCTTCGTGGCCTGGCTCCCCTTCTTCATTACCAATGTGACGCAG gCTGTCTGTGGCTGTGTCCCAGCCGGATTCTTCGACGTGCTCACCTGGCTGGGATACTGCAACAGCACCATGAACCCCATCATCTACCCGCTCTTCATGAGGGACTTCAAGAGAGCCATGGGCAaattcctgccctgctgccggCGCTCGGGGGAGCCCCGGCCCAGCGCCATATCCTTCTCCATGAGGAACTCCAACAGCGGAGCCCGTGCCGCCACGTCCCTCAAGAACATCCTCACCTTGCAGGCTGAGACTGACTCAGTTGACTCTGGGGCGCTGGGGAATGATCCCAACCTGCTGCCAGCCCCCCTGACCTCCCACGCCCCCTCTATCAGCCTGTGGGACGCAGAGCCCCCGGACGCGGAGCCGCAGGTTGGGCAGCTCGGCACCCCCGTGGCCTGA